GCTATAATTGGCGACCCATCGTCACTCATTAAAAACGAGCCGATGTCACCCCCCTCATCGTCTATTATCGTCTCTTGATCTTTATGTGCTGTATGATAGGTTATAACATGTGTTGTTGTCACTACAAACAACACTGCACCCGCACTCGCACTCTGTTGACTCTTTGTTGGGAAAAACCCTAACCCTGTAATTGGCGAATCGTTTGGTACTTTGATAATCTTTTGTTTAATAACTTTATCTCTAAATATATCTGCTCTAATTATAATGATTTCACCATTTGCTAAACCAACGATAATCTGTGACAAATCTTCCAACAATGTGAAACATGTTACTGTAACTGATTTCTCTAATTTAATAGATCTAACACAAATTGGTTGTTCATTCTTATCAGTTTTATCAAGATTCCAAATTTTTAAGATTGCTGCACCACCAATATCATCATGACCAACTGAAGAAAGGAAATTTCTCtcctttaattgataaattaatgatACTGATTGTTGATATGCTTGAAATGATGATATTCCAAATTCTCTATctacaaaattaataaaacctTCTGCATCACCAATAATTAAACTACCACGACCACTAGTTGTACatgtaattgataatttctttttttttttcaataataataataatagtaaaaaataaattagtattaaattcttattaatattatttttttgtgaatACATACTTGTAACGAAGATCCATCTTCTTTTTCAACCTGTTTTACAGTCTCAATATCAAAGAATGTGAATCTCTTCCAATTATTCATTCTTTTTGTATtctttaataaaatgaaattgtaattttggcgaaaaaaaaaaaaaaaaaaaatcaaaaaaatcaaaaaaaaaaaaattaaaaaaaaaaaattaaaaaaaaattaaaagaaaaataaaaataaaaaaataattaaaaaaaaataattaaaaaaaaaaaaaaaaaaaaaaaaaaaaagatagagaAAATAATTTGACCTTTAACCTTTATTTGAAGCAAAATATCCTTAAGGatacttaattttttttttttttttttatttttttaatttttttttattttttttttttcttaaacaACAAAGAGGTGCGCTTTGTGACCAGTGTATGGCGAGGGTTGTTATCTAATAcctaaaaactttttaattttttaaattaatttttattttattttttttaaattttattttattttttgttttttttttttttttcaaaaataaaaaaaattttttttttttttttttttttttttttttttttatatatattttttttttttaatttttattttttttttttctttttttcttcaaaaacattttaaaaatcaatactTTGCGGTTGCTTTATGACGCTTCCATGACttcaaataacaataaaacgTCACAATATAAtcctattaataataaaaacattagCAACAGTAATCCTAACAATAATAGactttcaattgataaacaaaaacttattgaaatttttaatttcgaAAGTAAcacaaataacaataacattGATTatgatataataaataataataataataataataattctaacaataaaaataataataataataataataataataataataataataataataataataataatagtaataataataataataataatagtaatagtacaaataatagtaataataaaaatttaaaatcagatgatacaataaataatataaataattcacataataatattgaaaataatataaatataaatagaaataaaatggatgataatagtaataataataataataataataacaaaaacaataatagtagtgatagtaataataataataataataataataataataataataataataataataataataataataataataataataataataataataataataataataataataataataataataattctaaatttaataatataaataattttacattTCCACCACaaaataatggtggtaaattaaaatttaatttaaacccTATTGTTAATATTGATATAGATGAATTGggtgataaaattaataattttaaaattgtggataattcaattattggtTCAACTACCTCTTTACAAAATAGTAATACAAGTATTGGTGATGGTTTACTTCATTCTTCAATTAATAGTTCAACAAGTAATAATTCTTCACCAACAAATagtaaattcattttaaatcgtgataatagtaatagtagtataggtagtagtaatagtagtaaaaataataataatattaatagtagtagtgcAACAAATACTagtacaacaacaactactactactactacaaatacagcaacaactacaacaaataCTGGATATAATTTAGATAGTAGTAGTGCAACAaatacagcaacaacaacaacaacaaatacaggATATAATTTAGATAGTAGTATTGGTGATATTAAttcaacatcaccaacaatGGATTCAAAGAAAAGAAGATTTTCATTATACGTTTATCAACATCCAACTGATGAACAAAAAAGACACATTTCAGAACTGTATGGTTATAAAAGAGCATGATGACCATGGTTATAAATATACTCATGATTCAAGTATAGATGGTGAAGCTGATTCTTCATCTGATAGTTATACTACATCATTCAATAGAatgaataatataaataaaagttcACCAAGTTCAATTTCACCACCAATACCAAACTATCCACACACTatattaccaaattcaacaacaccaacaccaccaacaacatcaacaactaataataatacaaatgtTGCAACAAGTGTAACAACtcaattaccaccaccatcaattgTTAATCAAATTGATAGTATTTTAGAACCAGCaccaattgatttatcacAAATACCACAATCTTATTTTTCAACCAATTATAAAtcaagtggtaataatataaatacatCAAACTATAAACAATCACAATATTTGGATGATGAATATGATGAAAAGAAAGCGGCATCACAACCAATTCAACCACCACTTTCAACAGCAAAAGATTGGAATGCggaatttcaaaatttagtttacaataataaaattgaaggtTATAGAGAATTGAGTAAACTTGCTCATGATTTTGTTTATACCGCTAAAATATATGGTAAAGTTATCATATCTGAATTAACATTACCATtacatttaaaaacaattaaaccaattaatatTGGTGGTGTTGCTGGTGGTCATAAATATATTGCATTaggtattttatttaaagtaagtaaaaaaataaaaaataaaaataaaaaataaataaaaaataaagataaaaaaattaattataattataattataattattattattatagttagCATTAGATTCACAAGGTTTATATGTTGGAGATCAAAATGCAATGAAAGCAGCAGGACATGAATTAAAAGGTTTAATGagttattataattgtaGAGTTGAAGGTTTACATCATCCATTAATGgcattaattgattatagAGGATATCGTTTAGTTGCAATGTCACtattaccaattaattcaGATACGATTGTTTATGGAAGTAGTGATGGTGGTATATCAGTTCATAACTCTGATGAGGATTTCAATCAAAAGATGATAGAATCTGCgaaaatattgaatattaAAGGTCATATGGTAGGAAAAGATGAGCAGAAACTTTTGTATTCATGTGGTGACATTGAGGGACATATCGGATCCGATAGTAAGAGGTATCTATTGGATTTCGCTAGAGTGTTCCCACCACAGATGAAACTATTCGATAAAGGACCACCAACTCATCTATTCGAACTCATTAGACCCGAACTTGTAAAATCAAACTCTGTACCATTATCATCGGATGCTTTAACGGGTTGGGGTAAATTCGACTCGCTGGCATTGGAGCATAATAATCAAGTGAAGGAAGCATCGTTCAGATTGTTTCTAAAGGTTATACCAGAGCTTGcacattatttgaataatttggATAAGAGAGAGATTCATCTAACACAGGAACTTCACAGGGTCGGTGTAAATTGTAGACATATGGGTTTGGTTAGAAGATATGTAAAGAATAAATATGTAAGAAAGATACTGTTGGATGAGATTATGGCAAGAACTATGAAATCAGAGATGATGCAATTGTTTAGAAGTAAGATGAAGACTGCGGACACTCCATCTGAAGAGCCTTTCAAAGAGGTGGTGGTACAATATTTGAATGCTCTCTTCAAGTATGAGGATTCTGTCACTACACCAGGTTGTAAAGTTTGGCCACGTTCCCtaagaaaatcaattgaaaagaaattcTTTGGAACTTTTCAAATGAATGATACCAACTCTAGTGTGATCACTTTTGAGAAGATTCAAGGCAAACGTTTTGATGAGGATGCCATAAAGAGATTTATAAAGGGTGCAAGTTTCACCATTCAAGAGGAGATGTTTGTAGATAGTGTAGATATACCAAATGTAATGAAACGTTTCAATCAATTGACTGGTGTCGGGTTAACTAGTAGAGCATTGAGAGAGATCACCAAACATGATGGTGTTAGATTGGTACAATCCGATGTAAAGAGAATGAAAGCCAAAGTTAAGGCACATCATTTGGTGGAGTTTGCCGAAGGTATGGTTCTTTGGGATGAAGCAAAGAAGGAGAAATCAAGAGAAAAGATAGAGGGTGCTTTCTGTCCTTGTCCAGTGACATTGATCAATGGTGATGCTGCCGATAAAATCACAGATCGTCTCTTTGGCTTGGCAGATGACCATTTTCGTAGCGCATTATCAGTTTCACCGCATTCAGCAGAGGTCACTGCAAATTGGGCAATGATGTTGATGGAAAGAGCAAGAATGTCAAGAGAATGTGTGCCACAAGAGGCGGATCTCTATTATAATGCCGCCGAGGAAAAGGTTAGATCATGTTTGGCCGATGGTGGTAAACCAAAGATTGCATTGGAGAATGTATTATTAGAGTATTCGGAATTCCTTTGTATTTGGGGTACTACCACCGACCAAATCTTGGATCTCAATGAAGCCAATGGGCTAAAGAGTAAAGTATTTAGTAGAGCAAGTAAAAAGTTGAATGAATGTGTCAAATTGAATCCATCAAAGTTTGCATTGGTTTTACAAAAATCGAAAATCATCGATAACCTATTTCATCAATCATCATTCTTTAAACAATCTGCAGCAGTCTATGCAGCGGTTTGTACCATTTGCGATTGTTTGATACAATCATTCCTAAATATACCTCCACAATATTATAGAGAGATTGCAGAGGTGATCATTCAAAATCTCAATCCAATGGATTTAATGAAATCGGATCCAGAGGCAATAGGTAATCCAACGATCAATGGTGAGAATAtgtttgataaaattaaagccGTCAATGATATACCATTGAAAAATGTACTCTCCACTAGAAAGGATGAGAATGAAATCAATTACCTCTTGGAACATAATCC
This region of Dictyostelium discoideum AX4 chromosome 3 chromosome, whole genome shotgun sequence genomic DNA includes:
- a CDS encoding hypothetical protein (Similar to Dictyostelium discoideum (Slime mold). Histidine kinase A), producing MDDNSNNNNNNNNKNNNSSDSNNNNNNNNNNNNNNNNNNNNNNNNNNNNNNNNNNNNNNNSKFNNINNFTFPPQNNGGKLKFNLNPIVNIDIDELGDKINNFKIVDNSIIGSTTSLQNSNTSIGDGLLHSSINSSTSNNSSPTNSKFILNRDNSNSSIGSSNSSKNNNNINSSSATNTSTTTTTTTTTNTATTTTNTGYNLDSSSATNTATTTTTNTGYNLDSSIDTFQNCMVIKEHDDHGYKYTHDSSIDGEADSSSDSYTTSFNRMNNINKSSPSSISPPIPNYPHTILPNSTTPTPPTTSTTNNNTNVATSVTTQLPPPSIVNQIDSILEPAPIDLSQIPQSYFSTNYKSSGNNINTSNYKQSQYLDDEYDEKKAASQPIQPPLSTAKDWNAEFQNLVYNNKIEGYRELSKLAHDFVYTAKIYGKVIISELTLPLHLKTIKPINIGGVAGGHKYIALGILFKLALDSQGLYVGDQNAMKAAGHELKGLMSYYNCRVEGLHHPLMALIDYRGYRLVAMSLLPINSDTIVYGSSDGGISVHNSDEDFNQKMIESAKILNIKGHMVGKDEQKLLYSCGDIEGHIGSDSKRYLLDFARVFPPQMKLFDKGPPTHLFELIRPELVKSNSVPLSSDALTGWGKFDSLALEHNNQVKEASFRLFLKVIPELAHYLNNLDKREIHLTQELHRVGVNCRHMGLVRRYVKNKYVRKILLDEIMARTMKSEMMQLFRSKMKTADTPSEEPFKEVVVQYLNALFKYEDSVTTPGCKVWPRSLRKSIEKKFFGTFQMNDTNSSVITFEKIQGKRFDEDAIKRFIKGASFTIQEEMFVDSVDIPNVMKRFNQLTGVGLTSRALREITKHDGVRLVQSDVKRMKAKVKAHHLVEFAEGMVLWDEAKKEKSREKIEGAFCPCPVTLINGDAADKITDRLFGLADDHFRSALSVSPHSAEVTANWAMMLMERARMSRECVPQEADLYYNAAEEKVRSCLADGGKPKIALENVLLEYSEFLCIWGTTTDQILDLNEANGLKSKVFSRASKKLNECVKLNPSKFALVLQKSKIIDNLFHQSSFFKQSAAVYAAVCTICDCLIQSFLNIPPQYYREIAEVIIQNLNPMDLMKSDPEAIGNPTINGENMFDKIKAVNDIPLKNVLSTRKDENEINYLLEHNPLEILKAEMGVMYLRYGYTSHVYGIQCSKRQHTKMASIKLFNKTGGLFQRGIDMDSYNKDFMLDHIKKFTSSSQFVEFYQSIIGCPCIMEFVKDRLSRIAHMSLKDCNHLSIEFVEGVIELSHRVRMLVLDGCTQITNDTIKLIIRKLPHLETLSLAGCQNISTIIPNSMLKEFQQDKQKQQQQHLQQQQQQQQQDQKENKICSLFDKNCHSSSSSGNSSSTSINSSTNIGGNQFGGGLTTSGGTLGGGGGSSGSLSNSSSPSNSFLSTSNSSNSSFSSEKTTSVNHRHSISATLNVPFVSSNSLAQSSPGSPISPRINNSNPSPSPSSTLPQHNSTSSLISPLSSSSSSSQSSSQSSSNVNTTVSMSTTSSLESFVYVKPFINLQNLNLNDCKSINDHQLINIALMQLPLVNVYLKRCNVSDLSVVQLVQNCPRLSTLELSYTTITDQSVLAISSGCLSLKELHLDGCLAVGWLSIEKLVRTIHDIRLLSLAECPGAANDNTLRLIGKYCTNMHFLTLSSNTTITDSGMISMCKHTT